ATCACATAGAGCTGTAAATCTAGAGCTGGGAGAAGGGATTTCTTCGACGGTAAGAAGGATGGGAATTATGGCTCAAGTAGATCAAATTTATTAAAGAtattacagttttaaaaaaatatgttgctcACGTTTTCTTGAGTTCCAGATGTGTGAGACGGATTCGCAGAACACGCAGCTTATATTTGGGCTTGAGCCCGATCCCAGTGGAGAACTTGACGGACATTTTGTCCACTGACTCAATGTCTTTGTCAAACTGGGCGAACAACTTGGTCTCTGTGTACTTCTCAAACTGTGAGGATTTACtgatagaaaaaaacacacacaccattataCTGAGAGAAAACAGTAATACACAGACAAAAGAAGTAATAGTTTATGCATTATAGTATTATATAGTATTGGTGCTTTACTGTATGATAAATGGAGAGAGGGCTTACTGGTCAATGGTCGCCACTGCTTCTGTACCATTATGATGAAGTTTAATGGTCATGTATCCACTCTGAATATTGGTGTTCCATATCACCACATCCACTGTGTAGCCTGTAGCTAagaggagacaaaaacaaaaatgttataCATCAGAGTCAGATGACACTCGAAATAAGTTTTGAATTTCACTTCAACCTCGTTCAGTTTTCACAGTCACTCGTCCTTTTGCTTCCACTGTTTGTGAACGTGCAGCTTAATGAAAAGAGTATGTGTGATTTGAACTGGGGAGGAATCTGTATTTAATAAATACTCTCTCCAAAATTCAACCAAATACAACATGACATATGTCAAACTGAAAGCTGCAGTTCTCTCTACTTTATAGAGAGAATATTGTTCATACTGGAGCTTTTTAGATCATTATTTTCTCTAAACTGCTGTTTCAGTGCATTCTATTCTATATTATTCTAAAATGTGAGGTGAAAAGAAGTCATAGTCTGTTCAGTTTAGAGACTGGCATTACATGATTCtcctgtgggttttttttcccagtttgatTGTGATTATGAATGTTCTGTTACTCACTCCAGAATGGAAACCATGGATTTGTTGTGAAGAACACCTTGGTTTGGTTCAGTCCCACCAGGGTGTCTTTCCACTGCGCAACGTCATAGCCTGCGTTTGAGCAAAACAGCAGCGACAGGTCAACAATGACACTCTGTAAATAAAGGATTCTattcaaaaacaaattacattgaCACACCTTACAAATTCTCTGAAGTACTTTTTACCTGAAAATATCTTGTGGATTCTATCAATATCTAAAATACCTCAAATACCCAATAGTGCGATATTCACCAAACTGTACAAATCCTTCCACACTCACGACTTGTAAATTTGTTCTGAGTGttcatatttcaatatttattgtggaaataaacattttgttcgAATAAAAGTCCATCGTTGTTTCTGTAAAACTGGTGAGACAGTAAACATCCGTATTTACACAACACATCACTCAATGAACAGTAGCTCTTATTTTTACCTATACTGTTTTCTAGTCATTTCCGAGagtaaaaaactgaaacaacGTGTGCTCTTTATTTCTCATAGATGATGTGAGCACCAACCAAAGACAGGACATCCGGCAGCACCAAACTGCTCACAGCTCAGGCAGTTTCCGTCCAGAAAGTCGCTGTAGGACGAGCAGGGGAACGTCCTGATGGAACACGTCTGATTCAACGAGCCGAGGAAGAGGAACACCGATCTCTGGTGGTCGCATTTGAAATAATAACTTCCTGTACAGAGGCAACGTGGAGCGAGAAAcgttattaaaatgtttgaatccTTGAAACCCAAGTCCCATGATTTTACTGGACGTACCAGAGAAGATGGTCTTTGGGCAGCCGGGTTGGTCTGTTCCTCCATTTGCATAAAAATCAATGTGACCCAAAGGCTCCCTGTAGCCCAGAGCTGTGGACATGAAAATGAGTGTTTTacacataaacagaaaaaaaaagaattacaaaatatttaaaacagttttgaatATATCTGACTGAAATTCAGCTTAATTTACAATCGATGTCTGTGTGCAGGACGTCCACAAACTGGGCATCTGTGGGGTCCAGTCGCAGCTCTGGTGCAGTACCAGTGTAGTGAGGCCCGGCCGGATCCAGACCTGCAAACATCACATCAGCAGACCTCAGGAGAGATTTCCCTTTATTTCTGAACACAACAGTAAATGGTGCTAGAgagggtggctgtggctcagggggtagagaggGTCAGAGGCAgagtgggtcatccactaactGGAAGGTCATTGGTTGGATCCACAGCTTCCTCCAGtcagcaagatactgaacctcaaactTCCCCTTGAAACTGCAGACCAGACTCAACTTTTGACTTCACAGTAAAAGATTTAGGTATCACGGCTccactttctttccttttttgtcttttcccaATTAAAGTGTTTTGATCATCTGACAAAGCAGTGTAgctattttacatttattaaacatctggttctgccagaggtttcttcctgttaaaagggttgTTTGCtggttgtgggaactgttggattTATCTATATTTCAAGGTCTCAACGTTCTGATACTATCACGTCTATATCATATAtcatctgtctgtttttcacacactGCACAATTTGTTCTCTTTTCTGATTCTTGCTCTATTTAAAACATGACCTGTGATATGTTGCTGGAACTTCACAACTCAACTAGACCAGATCTTTTTTAACACTCTGCCACGTCTGAGTCAGCCTGGACTTTGCCACTGTGTTATTAGCTGATCAGGGAGTAAAAGCTCAACCGAGTGTCACAATTATATTGCTAGCAGTAATTAATAGTGGATCAGATAGAGAAAGGGATCTGAGTCCATGTTCCAAAATGAGCCGTTCTTACCTGTAATTCTTCCAATCGCGCCGTTCAGCTTGGCGCCTACGAAACCTGATAAATGAGCACCGAGACTGATTCCAATCAAGTGGATGGAGCTCAGAGAGGCACCGTGTTCCTGTGGAgatcattattacattattattacacacaGCAGTCTGAGTGACATGAGATCACAGAGAGCGTCAGATCCATCTCATACCTGCATCCTTTCGATGAACGCAGTGAGGTTGGCTGCTGCCTCCTGTGTGTTCTCCGCCACCTTAAAATAGTTCAGGTTGGTAGCTCCATGGTTCCAGTCCACCACTATGGCGTTAGTGTCTGTCCTGGCGAGCAGCAGCTCCACGATCAGATCCAGCCACCGAGGGATAGACCCCGTGGGCCGGTACCCGTGAATGATGAAGGTGGTGGATCGGGACAAGTTGAACTGGGGGTGGGCAGAGAGGTCGGTGTCGGACAGGAGCGTGCCGCAGGTGGCATTCTCCCTGGTGAACAGCCGGAACTTAACTTGGACGCTGGTGCCAAGGAACGCGTGGCCGATATTGAGTTTTGTCAATTTGTCACATATGTGAGCTGCTGAGGGACGGAGAGGGGAaataaaaggaggagaaaaaaagagagacattttgaaataagAACAAATTAGACACATAAACATTTTGATTTCACAAGCTTTGCTCAAGGTTGCGTAACCTATTTGATGACTTATCATCCACAGTTTCTGCCTCCATAAATGACATCATTGCCAAATGACTCAGAGTAAGTGACTCAGTGCAATTCTAGTTAAAACTCTATAGAAAGATATACAGTAAACAGGTTCcactgggaaaaaaagattatgaGGCAACAGAGAGATTCATGAGTGGATCTGACTTATAACACGGGATCAATCTCTTTTTCTTAAACTGGAACAAaggctttaaaatgtataatctgATAAAAATGTTCTGATTCAATGAAAAAAGGAATTTGAGTTTTCCTTGTTCAAAAATGCAGCGCTCTTTTTTCCAATTTCAAGTTTCAAATTTACCAGTGTTGTCGCAGTGCATCAGTTTATTTTCCAGATTTGAAACCTTGTAAATGCTAATCTGAAAACTTTGAAAGGGCGAATCTTTATCCTGAACATTTTTGGACATACACGTGCACTCCTATTGGTGTCTGTTATTTCAGAGTTGAGTTTACAATGCTCACTTTTCAGAGATTTGCCATTAATTCTAATTTGAATCACATGATTTTTG
The Hippoglossus stenolepis isolate QCI-W04-F060 chromosome 15, HSTE1.2, whole genome shotgun sequence DNA segment above includes these coding regions:
- the lipia gene encoding lipase member H isoform X1 is translated as MFLWNYLTGLLLIAAQICKAAHICDKLTKLNIGHAFLGTSVQVKFRLFTRENATCGTLLSDTDLSAHPQFNLSRSTTFIIHGYRPTGSIPRWLDLIVELLLARTDTNAIVVDWNHGATNLNYFKVAENTQEAAANLTAFIERMQEHGASLSSIHLIGISLGAHLSGFVGAKLNGAIGRITGLDPAGPHYTGTAPELRLDPTDAQFVDVLHTDIDSLGYREPLGHIDFYANGGTDQPGCPKTIFSGSYYFKCDHQRSVFLFLGSLNQTCSIRTFPCSSYSDFLDGNCLSCEQFGAAGCPVFGYDVAQWKDTLVGLNQTKVFFTTNPWFPFWTTGYTVDVVIWNTNIQSGYMTIKLHHNGTEAVATIDHKSSQFEKYTETKLFAQFDKDIESVDKMSVKFSTGIGLKPKYKLRVLRIRLTHLELKKTALCRYDLLLEANTEVTFRPIPCEESNF
- the lipia gene encoding lipase member H isoform X2, translating into MFLWNYLTGLLLIAAQICKAHICDKLTKLNIGHAFLGTSVQVKFRLFTRENATCGTLLSDTDLSAHPQFNLSRSTTFIIHGYRPTGSIPRWLDLIVELLLARTDTNAIVVDWNHGATNLNYFKVAENTQEAAANLTAFIERMQEHGASLSSIHLIGISLGAHLSGFVGAKLNGAIGRITGLDPAGPHYTGTAPELRLDPTDAQFVDVLHTDIDSLGYREPLGHIDFYANGGTDQPGCPKTIFSGSYYFKCDHQRSVFLFLGSLNQTCSIRTFPCSSYSDFLDGNCLSCEQFGAAGCPVFGYDVAQWKDTLVGLNQTKVFFTTNPWFPFWTTGYTVDVVIWNTNIQSGYMTIKLHHNGTEAVATIDHKSSQFEKYTETKLFAQFDKDIESVDKMSVKFSTGIGLKPKYKLRVLRIRLTHLELKKTALCRYDLLLEANTEVTFRPIPCEESNF